GGCGGCCTCGCGGTCGGCTTCTATACCGCCAGCAGGCCGTGGCCCAACCCGCTGGAGGACGACCTCGGCGAGGGCGAGACAACATTCAGTCCCCATGTGAAGGTCGGCGCGGACGGATCGATCACGATCTATACCGGGCGCGCGGAAATGGGCCAGGGCGTGACGGCGACACTCGCCGCACTGGTCGCGGAGGAGCTTGGCGTCTCGCTTGATTCGGTGCTGGTGGAGCACGGGCCGGCATCGGGCGCATACTACAACAGTGCGGTCCTGGAGGACAGCGGACCGTTCCCGCTGTTCGCGGAATCCCTCGTGGCCGAAACGAGCCGCAAGGCATCGAAGCAACTTGGCCGGGTCCTCGGGTTGCAGATCACGGGCGGCTCCACCTCGGTGCGCGATGCCTTCGACAGGATGCGCCATGCCGGCGCAATGGCGCGCCATCTGCTTTTCGCGGCCGCGGCGGAGCGTCTCGGTACCACTCCCGACAGCCTGTCCTTTGATGGGCGCGACATCCTGTCCGCCGAAGGCAGCCGGATCGCCATTGCCGATGTCGCGCCGGCGGCCGCGGCGCTGGAGCCGCCGAGGCAGCTTGCGCTGAAGGATCCGTCCGAGTGGACCATTCTCGGCAGGCCGCAGCCGCGCGTGGACGCGCTGGCCAAGGTCACCGGCGCACCGATCTTCGGAATCGACGTCGAGCTGCCGGACATGGTCTACGGAACGGTAAGGATGAGCCCGCGCTTTGGCGCCGTGATTCGCTCGGCGGATACCTCGGCGGCGGAATCCATGCCGGGCGTCATCAAGGTCGTGCGGTTGGAAACGGACTACGGCACGGGCTTCGGCGTCATCGCCGAGAATACCTGGGCGGCCTTCACGGCGGCAGAGGCGATCGAGGTGGAGTGGGACGACGCTCCCTATCCGCATGACACGGAAGCGATCATGAACGTGTTTCGCACCACGGCTGCGGGCAACTGGCGCGGCTCGTCATGGCGCGATGACGGAGAGGTCGAGACAGCCTTCGCCGATGCGCCCGCCGATTCCGTGCTGACGGCGGAGTACGAGGTTCCATACCTGGCGCATGCCGCAATGGAGCCCATGAACGCGACGGCGCGTTTCTCAGGCGGGAGCCTCGAGATCTGGGCACCGAACCAGGCGCCGACGCTGTTGCAGATGGTGTGCGCCCGGACCGCCGGAATCGACAGCGAGAAGGTAACGGTCAACACCACTTTTCTGGGTGGCGGATTCGGCCGGCGGGCGGAGGCGGATTTCGCCATATACGCGACACTTCTGGCAATGCAGGCCGACGGCCGTCCCGTCAAGGTGACGTGGACCCGCGAGGAAGACATGACGCACGATGTCTACCGCCCGGCTGCGGCGGGGCGGTTCCGGGCCCGAATCGGCAATGACGGCCTGCCGGAAGCAGTCGACATGCGGATCGCGACGCCGTCCATCATGAAAAGCGTCGGCAAGCGGTTGTTCCCCTCGCTGCCCATGGGCGGCCCGGAGCGGCTTCTCACCGAAGGTGCGTTCGACCAGCCCTACAGGATTGCCAACTACCGGGTGACCGGCATCGAGACAGAGATGCCGATACCGGTCGGCTTCTGGCGATCGGTGGGCAATTCCTTCAATGCCTTCTTCCACGAGTGCTTTCTCGACGAAATCGCGGAAAAGGGCGGCCAGGATCCGCTCGACATGAGGCTGAAGCTGATGGCGGACCATCCTCTGGCCGTCGCCGTGATGGAAAGGCTTGCCGAGATATCCGACTGGGGCGCGCCGCTTCCGGCGGGCCGGGCGAAAGGCGTCGCCTTCACGCTGTGTTTCGGTTCCTGGGTCGGAGAGGTCGTGCAGGTCGCCGATTCGCCCGATGGCATCCGAATCGAGAAGGTCTGGGCCGTTGCCGAGATCGGCCGGGCGCTCGATCCGGGTATCGTGACCGCACAGCTCGAGTCGGCCATCGTGTTCGGTCTCTCGTCCGCGGTCGGCCAGGAAATCACCTTCGCCGATGGCATGGTGGAGCAGCAGAACTTCTACGACTACGACGCTTTGCGTATCGGCCAATGCCCCCGGATCGGGGTGGCGATCCTCGAAAACGGCGACAGGCTGGGGGGTGTCGGCGAGATCGGAACGCCGCCTTCGATCCCCGCTCTCGCCAACGCCGTCTTTGCGCTGACCGGAAAGCGGATCCGCAAACTGCCTCTCAACAGGGAGGTCGACTTTGCGTAAGCGGATGTTAATCCGGTTTGTGCATTGCAATATCAGATGTCGACCCGGCAACGGATATCGCAATTCTACCGAATGTGACCAAGAGGTTGGTCGCAACTATTGAACAGTACTGGGCGGGCAGCCACTTGTAGGCCACCTATTGCGCCTGTCCCGACGTCAACCCGTAGAGACGATCATGAAAATCAACCGGTACCTGGCCATTCTTGTATTCCTCGGCTCGGCGGCGTGGATTGCGACAGGAGAGTTTTCCTTTGTCGGCAGCGCCTCGAGCGAAGAGGAAGGGGCGACGGTAGCCGAATCCTCCGAACCGCAGATCGAAGCGGCAACCCAGCTGCAGACCGTCGGTGTCGCTGTTATCCCGCAGATCATGCATGCGCGTTCCGTCAATCTTTCCGGCGTGACGCAAGCGGACAAGGAGACCACGCTGACGGCTCGTGCCGGCGGCGTGATCGGCGAATTGCTGGTCAAGCAGGGCGATCGTGTCACGAAGGGCCAGGTTATTGCCCGCATCGCGCCCGAAGGCAGGGATGCGGCAGTGCGTACGGCGCAACAGGTACTCGAACAGCGCAAGGCCGAGGCCGAAGCGACCCTGAAACTGGTTGAAAGGGGTACGCTGGCAAAGCTGCAGGGTGACGCGGCGATGTCGGCGCTGCGCGCTGCCGAGTCGGAGCTGGAGGCCGCGCAGGCGGAACTCGAAAGGCTCGAGATCATCGCGCCCTATGATGGCGTTATCGACAAGCTTCATGTCGAGGAAGGTGCCGCGACCGACAGCGGGAAACCAGTCGCGGAGCTGATCGCGCTCGACCCGATCATCGGTGTCGGCGAGGTCAACGAAGGCGATCTGGGCGTGGTGCGGCTCGGTGCCGAGGCGGAACTGCGGCTGGTCACGGGTCGGACGGTCAAGGGCACCGTCCGCTACATAAGCCGCGCCGCCCAGGCGGCGACCCGCACCTATACCGTCGAGGTCGAGGTTCCGAACCCGGATTTCTCGATCCCGGCCGGGATGACGACGGAGCTTGTCCTTCGGGGCGAACCGGTGCTGGCCACGCCCGTGCCGCGATCGGTGGTCGCGCTCAACGACAACGGCGAACTCGGCGTGCGTACGGTCGACGATAACAACGTGGTGCGTTTTCACCCGATCGACATCGTGGACGATTCGACCGGGGCGCTCATCCTTGGCGGCATCCCGAAAGGTGCGCGGGTGATCGTCTCGGGCCAGAACTTCGTCGGCGACGGCGTGGAGGTCAACGCGGTCGACGCGGATGCTGCCATGATCGAGAAGCTGATCGCGGAAACGGCAACGGGAGACAGCTGACATGACGGGCTTGCTCGAAATCGCGGTCAAGAACGCGCGACTGACCATCACCGCCCTGCTGTTTTTCCTTGTCGCGGGCGCGATGGCCTATATCAACATTCCCAAGGAAGCCGAGCCCGATGTCCAGATCCCGGTGATCTATGTCAGCCTGCATCTGCAAGGCATTTCGCCGGAGGACGCGGAACGGCTGCTGGTGCGCCCGGTCGAGGCGCAGGTCAAGAATATCAAGGGAATCGACACGATCACCTCCAATGCCTACCAGGGCGGCGGCAACGTGATCATCGAGTTCGAACCCGATGCGGACCTGGCGACGGCACTCGAGGACGTGCGTACCAAGGTCGACAACGCCAAGCGCGAGTTTCCCGCCGGTACGGACGAACCTTCCGTCAACGAGGTCAATATTTCCGAGTTCCCGATTCTTGTCGTGACGCTGTCGGGCAATGCGCCGGAACGCGTCCTCGTCCGGGCGGCCAAGGAGTTGCGCGACCGGTTCGAGGAAGTGTCCGGTGTGCTGGAGGCCAATCTCCAGGGCTCCCGCGACGAGATGGTGGAAGTCATCATCGACCCGGTAAAGCTGTCCTCCTACAACCTGCAACTCGACCAGCTGATCGGCGGGGTCAGCGCCAACAACCAGCTCGTCGCGGCGGGAACGCTGGAGGGCGCCGAGGGAAAATATGCGGTCAAGGTGCCCGCACTGATCGAGACGGTCGAGGACATCGCCAACCTCCCGATCACCGCCAGCGGCAATGCGGTGGTACGGGCACGGGACCTCGCCACGATCCGTTCGACCTTCGAGGACGCAGCATCCATCGCGCGGTTGAACGGCAAGCCGGCGATCGCCATCGAGGTTTCCAAACGCGCCGGCGCAAACCTGATCGAGACGATCGACGCGGTGAAGGAGGCGGCCGAGGAGTTCAGGCCGCTGCTGCCGGCCGGCGTCGACATTTCCTACAGCCAGGACAAGTCGACGGATATCCGCACGATGCTGGAGGATCTCCAGAATTCGGTGCTGACCGCCGTCATCCTGGTCTTCATCGTCATCCTCTACTTCCTCGGGCTCCGGTCCTCGATCCTGATCGGACTGGCCATTCCAACCTCGTTCCTCATGGGCATCCTCGCCCTTTCGGTGGCGGGATTCACGGTCAATATCGTGGTGCTGTTCAGCCTGATACTCGCTGTCGGCATGCTGGTCGACGACGCGATCATCGTGACCGAATATGCCGAGCGCCGAATGACCGAGGGCATGGCCTCGGGACCCGCCTTCGCGGAGGCGGCGCGGCGGATGTTCGGCCCCGTCGTGGTCGCGACGGCGACGCGCATCGCCGCGTTCTCGCCGCTGCTGTTCTGGCCCGGAATCATGGGCGAGTTCATGGGCTACCTGCCGCTCACACTGATCTGCACGCTGACGGCATCGATCCTCTATGCATTGTTCTTCGCGCCGACGCTCGGTTCGATCTTCGGCAAGGCGCATGTAGAGGAACGCAAGCCGGATGGCCTTTACATGATGGTCGTCAAGAAGGCGGTGCGATATCCGCTGGTCACGCTCGGCACGGTGTCGGCACTGATGGTCGTTATCGTCATGGCCTTCGGCAAATACAACAACGGCGTCGAGCTGTTCCCGAATGTCGAGCCGGAATACGGCCTCGTCTATGTGCATGCACGCGGCAACCTGTCGCTCGAGGAGCAGGACAAGGCGGTTCGTCAGGTCGAGGAACGCATGTTGTCCTGGCCGGGTATCGAGACGGTCTATACCCGCGTCGGCGCATCGACCGGCGGCGGCGGGCTCGGCGGCTCGGTCGACGAGGACGTGATCGGAACGATCCAGTACGAGTTCGTCGACTGGCGCGAGCGCAAGCCGGCGAGCGAGATCCTGACCGATCTCCGCGGGGCGCTGCATGGCATGCCGGGCATCGAGGTCGAGGTTTCCGTGCCCGAGGCCGGACCGCCACAGGGCAAG
This portion of the Oricola thermophila genome encodes:
- a CDS encoding efflux RND transporter permease subunit; translated protein: MTGLLEIAVKNARLTITALLFFLVAGAMAYINIPKEAEPDVQIPVIYVSLHLQGISPEDAERLLVRPVEAQVKNIKGIDTITSNAYQGGGNVIIEFEPDADLATALEDVRTKVDNAKREFPAGTDEPSVNEVNISEFPILVVTLSGNAPERVLVRAAKELRDRFEEVSGVLEANLQGSRDEMVEVIIDPVKLSSYNLQLDQLIGGVSANNQLVAAGTLEGAEGKYAVKVPALIETVEDIANLPITASGNAVVRARDLATIRSTFEDAASIARLNGKPAIAIEVSKRAGANLIETIDAVKEAAEEFRPLLPAGVDISYSQDKSTDIRTMLEDLQNSVLTAVILVFIVILYFLGLRSSILIGLAIPTSFLMGILALSVAGFTVNIVVLFSLILAVGMLVDDAIIVTEYAERRMTEGMASGPAFAEAARRMFGPVVVATATRIAAFSPLLFWPGIMGEFMGYLPLTLICTLTASILYALFFAPTLGSIFGKAHVEERKPDGLYMMVVKKAVRYPLVTLGTVSALMVVIVMAFGKYNNGVELFPNVEPEYGLVYVHARGNLSLEEQDKAVRQVEERMLSWPGIETVYTRVGASTGGGGLGGSVDEDVIGTIQYEFVDWRERKPASEILTDLRGALHGMPGIEVEVSVPEAGPPQGKPIQVELSADNPEGLEEAAATVADYLRTIPEIIDLSDGLPPPSIDWELKVDRAEAAKYGIGPQSVGTVVQLVTTGLKLSDYRPAGADDAVDIRLRLPEDRRTLSMLDQLRVETPQGAVPLSNFVTREPARSLGTLKRIDATRTIIVSANLVEGVQDAEFQAKVAEALPTLGLPDHIRWKLGGSNEESQEASAFLGKAFGVAIFLIFALLLAQFNRFTYVFLVLTAVVMSTVGVLLGLLIMQMPFVIVMTAVGTIALAGVVVNNNIVLIDTYVHLRSEGWDKLEAVLETCRERVRPVMLTAVTAILGVLPIAFGVNLALLSHEVTIGAPSTQWWTALSSAIVFGLAFSTILTLVVTPAALMVFTRDNAWNADQRSLLAKLFRRPRKDAVANVAEGAGHAETRNDDAGEQFENVREFPKAAE
- a CDS encoding efflux RND transporter periplasmic adaptor subunit, giving the protein MKINRYLAILVFLGSAAWIATGEFSFVGSASSEEEGATVAESSEPQIEAATQLQTVGVAVIPQIMHARSVNLSGVTQADKETTLTARAGGVIGELLVKQGDRVTKGQVIARIAPEGRDAAVRTAQQVLEQRKAEAEATLKLVERGTLAKLQGDAAMSALRAAESELEAAQAELERLEIIAPYDGVIDKLHVEEGAATDSGKPVAELIALDPIIGVGEVNEGDLGVVRLGAEAELRLVTGRTVKGTVRYISRAAQAATRTYTVEVEVPNPDFSIPAGMTTELVLRGEPVLATPVPRSVVALNDNGELGVRTVDDNNVVRFHPIDIVDDSTGALILGGIPKGARVIVSGQNFVGDGVEVNAVDADAAMIEKLIAETATGDS
- a CDS encoding xanthine dehydrogenase family protein molybdopterin-binding subunit: MGKILRRTFLIGTGVIAGGLAVGFYTASRPWPNPLEDDLGEGETTFSPHVKVGADGSITIYTGRAEMGQGVTATLAALVAEELGVSLDSVLVEHGPASGAYYNSAVLEDSGPFPLFAESLVAETSRKASKQLGRVLGLQITGGSTSVRDAFDRMRHAGAMARHLLFAAAAERLGTTPDSLSFDGRDILSAEGSRIAIADVAPAAAALEPPRQLALKDPSEWTILGRPQPRVDALAKVTGAPIFGIDVELPDMVYGTVRMSPRFGAVIRSADTSAAESMPGVIKVVRLETDYGTGFGVIAENTWAAFTAAEAIEVEWDDAPYPHDTEAIMNVFRTTAAGNWRGSSWRDDGEVETAFADAPADSVLTAEYEVPYLAHAAMEPMNATARFSGGSLEIWAPNQAPTLLQMVCARTAGIDSEKVTVNTTFLGGGFGRRAEADFAIYATLLAMQADGRPVKVTWTREEDMTHDVYRPAAAGRFRARIGNDGLPEAVDMRIATPSIMKSVGKRLFPSLPMGGPERLLTEGAFDQPYRIANYRVTGIETEMPIPVGFWRSVGNSFNAFFHECFLDEIAEKGGQDPLDMRLKLMADHPLAVAVMERLAEISDWGAPLPAGRAKGVAFTLCFGSWVGEVVQVADSPDGIRIEKVWAVAEIGRALDPGIVTAQLESAIVFGLSSAVGQEITFADGMVEQQNFYDYDALRIGQCPRIGVAILENGDRLGGVGEIGTPPSIPALANAVFALTGKRIRKLPLNREVDFA